The genomic DNA aagccaaggtTAATACCCAAGCCTTGCAGACTGAAATGAGATTTATCGAGAGTAAAATGTCCAATCTGGAAGGTGTAGAAGGGTTACTTCGCGATAGAGAAGCCGAAGTGGTAGGGCTCAGAGGAGGGCAAGAGAGGATGTGGGAGCTTGAGCAGCACCTTGAAAACCGGGACAAGAGAATAGCCGAACGAGATAGGACAATTCATGCTCTAAAGAAAAGTCTCGATACCGCCCGATTAGAGTCTCTCAATCGTGTGGAGGCTGCTACTGAGGAACTGAAGACCTCCGTGCAACTTATCTCAGATAAGGAAGAGATTATTTCCGGTCTTATCTCCAAGCTATCTATTCAGGAGGAGTACTCTCAGTCAACTAAGCTGGCCCTCATTGctaaggaagaagaagtcaaTCAGCTCACTCCGAGGCTGAATTCGATATCAGAAAAGCACCATGAGGATGCAGAAATGATCTTACAACTCAGAAACCAACTTGAAAAGCTGGAAGCTGAGAAGCAAGCAAACGACTTTGAGGCGGAAGAGAGGCTGTCCAAGCACGCAGAGGAGACCCAGACTTGGAAgcaggagagggaggaagtaGGTTTTTTGTATCCTACTGAACGCAATTAGGCTGATGTTTGATCTAGCTCAGCACAAAGCTGTCAGATCTGATGGAACAAGTTACCTCCGCCGTAAACGAATGTGCCAGATATAAGCTTGTGCTCATCCAGAAGGAACGAACTATTGACGAACTCACCGAAAAGCTTCGTTTGATCAGGTTCGAAATCGATGAAAGACACTTTGAATCTCAGGAAGAAATCCATCGACTAAAGTCCCAAATCGAGGAGCAGACGAAGAATGCAGCAGAGATCGAGATGGGCAGCATCCAAACGAGTAGAATGTTGGCGAGCTACttggaaggaaagaggctctgggaggaggaaaaggaagaagtatGTTTTTCTATCTTCGCTCTGAGGGTAAAAAGCTGACGTGCGAATCGTAGCTCTACGAGAGACTCAACCGACACATAGACGAGACAGGTATTGTTGAGGATCTTCAAGTTCAAATCAAggagctcttcttccagctccaAGTAGCTAAAGACGAATGCGAAGTACACAAGGCATCCGCTGCGCAGAAATCAAATCTTATAATGTCCCAAGATACTGAGCTCGCCCAGCTTCGCCATATTGTCAAAGAATTTGAAGACTCATCTGAAGAAGTCAGGTCCGCGATTGATCGCCGGGCCAAAGGCTACGAGAGAGAAGTTGCCAATCTTCATGAGCAGGTGGAAGGATTACAATATCAGCTCTCCCACAATAATTCCGCCCTTCGCTCTGCTGTGCTCGAGGCTGAAAGTAACAAGGTACTGTCTAAAGATACTAAGTGGCGAGTTGATCGCTACTTGACAGAGATTGACGGGCTGAAGTTGGAGGAAACCAAGCTCAGGACTCATGTGGAGCAACTCAGGATGGAATCGGCAATGGACGAGGTCAAGCGGATTGAattggagaggaaggtcGCGAAGATTgagcaagagaaagagctGCTAAATGTAGCTTTGGAAAGCAAGCAGACAGAGGTCGCACTTCTtcagagaaaggaaaaacaTCGTTCAATTGCATCGCCTTCCTTCAACTCTGCCAAAGCATCTCACTCGTCACAGTTGTCGGTCTCAGCATTGCGACTTCCGGCAACCCCTACTCCAAGCAGTGATATTAACAACACGCCTCTTACTGGCCTTCTTGCAACTTCAATCTCATCAGCAACTTCTACTCGAAAAGATATGGCTGCTTCAAAACTTAATGCCGTTTCTCGTTTACCTCTTGGTGCCTCTAACCGACACAATAGAGTATCTGATGGGTCAAGAGTCATTCCAGTCAAAGTCACCGGAGAGGCTGAGTatagaggaaaaaaagttGCGAGGAGGACAAGCTTGCCGATGTTGGCCAGATCTCAAAGTGCCTCAGGTCGTAAGGTGGCACAATAGATTGTTAACATAAATAGCCAGAAATATATCAGACTGTAAATACATGTCATTCCGTCAGGTCGCAAGTAATGAATTCATCATAATCAATCCATCAGGGTACCAGACTCAGTTTGTGCATAATGTAAACACGAGCCAGATGTATCCTCATTTAACCATAAGGATCTAAAAATCTTGAAAATCTTAGATGGGGCGACAAGATTTATCATTGCACCTCGGATGAAATCTCAGTCAAAGTAGTGCCATGCATATTCAGACAAGTAAAAATcaagggaaaagagcgTAGTAACCAGTCTTGTTAGTGAAGTCACGTATGCTAATGGCGACATCTCAGTATACCCCACATTCATGATGTTCCGTGTTGTAATGGTGGACAGGGGACTCGCCCGAGCAATTGGGATAATGACAATGACGTTAATTTATAACCTAATGGTGCCGATGACTTTTGCGGAGGACTAATCAACGCCACTGGATGGATAAAAGGTATTAAGGTTTTGGCGTGGAtatgaaagaagaaaggaagtAGATAGTAGATTGAAACACCTGTATATCTAATGTTTTCCTGCCACGAGATCGTTAATGATTGTATATGCATTTCAAAGAGGAACTTACTCTTCATCATACCGGTATCCTGAAGTAATGGAGGGCTTGAACCATTTGACGACACCAAAGAGCCGCCTATGTCAGGAGACTACTTTTTGCAATTACCTTCAACAGGTTGTAGGTCTTTATCATCTATTATATTTATACAAGAACGCATTCTATTCTCGATTTCTCAATTCATGGTATGCATGTCCACGCCTATGGATGAGGGGCTTCCACGCTGCTTACAATGAAttcaaggaagaaaaaaaaaacttcCTCCACCCGTGCTTCATCCCCtattccctctcctccatacCGCTTCCCACTTCCCATTTCTTAATTTCTTTCCTATCATTCGACTTCTGCTACCGCTGATTTTGTTGAGAAAACAGCGGCGATCCGTGTGATATTCCGCGTGGCCTTGCTTTTACCACTGAAGAAGGTTGAATTTCTTAGGTTCCAATCACGTCCTTCACCCTATTTCCCTTATCAtcttctacttcttcttgatgtaTATACCTCTTAATAGCGACGGCTTCCCTTTCATCTGCCATCATtacttcctttttttcatgTCGCACCCCTCCCGCTCCTCCTTTTATTATACTACACCTGCCTTACGCCGCTTAGGCTTGAGCCTGTTGGCTCTGGCCCGCACCGGCACCGGCACCAGGCTGACCGGGCTGtcctcccctccccctaCCTCGTCCTCTATGTCCTTGACCTCGTCCGTTACCCCTAAAGCCACCAGTATTCGGCCGTCTGTTAGGTTGACTCTGACCCTGCGCCTGACCTGGTTGACCGGGTTGTTGCTGGCCTTGTTGCTGAGCTCGGGGCTGAGTCGGAGGGATTTGGCCTTGAATGGGGGTTTGAGCAGGGGCCTGGGGCTGAGTGGAAGGCGCgggaggtggagattgCACTGGCGCGGGTCCCTGGGCCTGAGTCGGAGCCTGTTGAGAATAAGAAGGCAAAGGTGCCGGGGCGGGAGAAGAATTgggctgctgctggaaaAGGGCTTGAGGCTGGGGTGGGCCCTGACCATATGCCTGTTGGTACtgaggttgttgttgttgttgttgttgttgttgttgttgttgctgctgctgttgttgttggacgGGCGCGGCAGCAGGGCTCTGCTGAGCAGCTTGGTGGGAAGGCACAGGAGGGTGTTGTCGTTGTCGTTGTTGAGGTTGTTGCTGAGCGGGAGGAGCGGCGATGGCAGCGGGCTTAGGGGGCGGTGattctcgctcttcctctaccaTGGCAGGAGCGACATAGAGGACAGGATCGATGACGGCGGGGATAGGGGCAATTTCTGTGCCAAGTTCGGATTCGATACGGTACAGGTTATGTCTATCTTCAAGCTAAGATAGGACATCAGCACAAAGACAGTATAATGCGAAGTTTCAAGCATACAGTGAGGAGAGAAATGGCAAGACCCAAATGACCAAAACGACCAGATCGGCCGATCCTGTGAAGATATGATTCTGCAGTCCTTGGGAAGTCAAAGTTGATGACAACATTCACGGCCTGGATATCAATACCTCTTGTCAACAAGTCGGAACAGACCAAGTTTCGAGTCATGCCGTTACGGAAGTCGTGGAAAACTCGGTTTCGGTGGGCTTGTTGCATCTTTGCGTGGGAGTAGAAACAGGAATAGCCAAGTTCAGTGACCTTCTTGGCGAGGAGCTCGACACGGTTGGTGGAGTTGCAGAAGATGATAGATTGGTTGATTTGGAGCTAAGAATAGTCAGGCCCAATTCGAGCTGCCAAAAGTCTGGGGCATACCTtagagaagagggtgtTGAGGCAATGGACTTTCTGAGATTCTTCAACATAGGCATAATATTGAGTGACACCTTTAAGAGTAAGTTCGTCCATGAGGTTGATTTCGTATGGTTGAACCATGTGTTGGTCCTAAAGCTGGTCAGCGGCAACGGGAAATGAAGATTCAAAACCTACCTTGAATTCCTTGACGGTCCATGGGAAAGTAGCAGAGAACAGCATAACCTGTCTCTCTTGAGGGCACAGAGCCAAAGTCTGCTCAATGACAGGCATGAAATCTTCACTGAGAAGCTTGTCTGCTTCATCCATAACAAAGACACCGCACTTGTTCAAACTCGCAATTCCCTTGCTTCCCAAATCTAAGATACGACCGGGTGTACCGACGAGAATGTGGACAGGTTGTTGAAGACGAAGGATATCGTCACGTAATGTGGTACCGCCGGTGGTAATCATAACTTGGAGGTTAGGGATGTGAGCACCAAGGGTTTTGCAGACTTGGGATGTTTGAAGGGCGAGTTCTCGGGTGGGAACTAGGATAAGTGCTTGAATATGAGATAGAGAAGTGTTGATTCGGTTAAGGGTAGGAATAATGAAAGAAGCAGTCTGAGTTGACATTCAGTCCAAGTCATCAAAAAGTGCCCCGGCTACTCACCTTTCCAGTACCGTTCTTCGCTCGAGCTATGTCATACCCGTAAGCCGCAGCTCCAGACGCTGAAACCTAAACCCACCAAGAATATCTCGTCCTGTAAGGGCCATAGGGATAGCTTGCTCTTGGATAGGACTAGGTCTTTCGAACCCAGCAGTGTAGATACCCATCAAAAGTTCTCGGCGTAAGCCAAAATCTTCGAAACGAGATCCTTGAGTAGCGGTAACGTCCTGGTGCAATCATTAGTTGTGTGAGATTGACGTGTTGGCGCCCGGACAGACCTCAGTTTGGGGACGAAGGTCTTTAGGAGGGGCAGCAAGACCCTGTTTCCAGTCGTCGTTCAGTAACCTAAGCCTACAGTCAGCCTTGCTGGTATTCCAAAGTAACAGCTTacgttgaggaagacgcCATAGTAGATAGCAGAGTAAACGATTAGTCGGTTAAGGAGGATTTAGCTTAATGAGAGAGGCTGGTCCAGCGCTGTGGTGTTGTGAATTGTAGTTAAGTGGGCTGAAACGGCCGATATCGATTGATGGCGGTACGTAGCAATGTATAGCGGGTTGCAAGAGTGTTGTTACGGGATGTAGTCGGTAGCGGATGACTCTATTCGCGGAGCTGGGCGTATAAGCAGCTGTGGCCCTGGCTGGTAGCTGAGTAGACTTGCGGGTAGAATAAGTTGTGGAAAGTATAAAAGCTGAGCAGATATATACTAGTTCGTGCGATCGCAAGGCCGGACGCTGGGCGGAAGTGACGCTTAGCCAGATATAATCCCGACGTGGACGCAGTGTGGCACCTTTGATTTTACGCGCAGCGACGCGTCTGgcgagaaagaagaaaacaacaacatcGACGCAGGAtgcagcttcttcccactGGCACCGTCTGTAGCTGCACTGCTGCTGATACTTTCTTGACTCTACTATTACCACTGGCCACCGGAGACGCTTCTCGCACTTATATATCCCGCGCAACTCACTGTTCATTCTCGACAACAATCGCCGCACGCACGGACACCCAGGCCCACGTTCCTTTCACATCACTCGATCTCTTCTGTCTTCTGCCGTCTTGCTCCCGTCCAGCACCCTACGCTCAATAGGTGACCCGTTCCTTTGGATCTCCAATCACTCTGGAACGCGACACGTGGCCGGCCGTGGTGCCTATCCGTATTGCCAAACACTTCCGAGAGCAGGAGAGCCACTCCGTTACAAAAATGGACCCGTCCGATCTGCTTCGGACTCGGGAGAAGAGACgcgatggaggagatgcTATGACAGCGGCGCAGACCGAGTTTAGTGACAAGAAGTGCGTAGATGCTACATGTTGATCACTTGTCGTGTTACAGGCTGATCTTGGTTCATCTTGCCATTATTTCATCTGTGCTAACGACCATTCAACTCAATCGCTTCCAATATCTTTATCGCCCCTCCCTCTCGACGCTTATTACTCCAATATGGACCGCATCGTCTCATACTCCCGACGCACGACCTATATACCTACATCTTATCGTTACGAACCGCCACCGTCTTCAACTATCAGGCGTATGTGGCTGCCTGACCCCATTGAAGGCTTCCTTCCATGCTGGATTCGTTCCCAGACAGGAGATGATAACAATCCAGACGCAACCTCTGAAGTGCAAATCTCAACAACAGGAGAAATACGGACCGTACCACTATGGACATTGAATCCAATGAACCCTCCTCAATTTGATGGTATTGAGGATATTGCGGATTTGACGCATCTAAATGAGCCCAGTGTAATTAACAACTTGAAAACAAGGTATAGTGCTGGCGGAATATATGTAAGCAACTTTGCAGAAGATACTTGTACAGAATGCTGACATTTGTGTAGACATACTCTGGGTAAGCGATCGAGATCCAGTTCATATGTGGCTGTATATTAACCCATTCCCATAGTCTTTTCTTGATATCACTCAATCCTTATAAACCATTACCGATATATACACCAAAAATTGTTGCTCAATATCGCTCACGccgaagagaagagaatcCTCCACACATATTTGCCGTCGCTGAGCGAGCCTGGCAACAGATtggcgaggaaagagaaTCTCAAAGCATTCTTATCACGTATGATTTCTGTCTACTTTGAACAGATCAGTAGCTGATCAGTGGCCGTAGTGGTGAATCTGGTGCTGGTAAGACGGAAAACACCAAGAAAGTGATCCAATATCTCGCCTCCATAGCCGCGTCCAccatcccatcttcttcatcctcaaaatCTCTCTCACAAGCCCCATCCACTGGTCTTCCTCGCTCTTCGAGCTTCAAAGGCAAAAATGTTAAAGACCTGTCATCCCCGGCTGACCCGTCTCTTGGAATACTAGAACAGCAGATCCTGCAGGCAAATCCCATCTTGGAAGCCTTCGGAAATGCCCAAACAATGAGAAACAACAACTCGAGTCGATTCGGAAAATTTATCAGAATATTCTTTTCCCCAGCAGGTGCTATTGCTGGAGCAAACATTGATTGGTATTTGTTGGAAAAAAGTAGGGTCACAGCTAGGGCCCAGGGTGAAAGAAACTTTCATGTGTTCTACCAGTTGTTGAAGGGAGCGAAGGAAGCTAAACTGGCTGGTGAGCCCGTTATTCGCTTGCCATGTCGAAGTTGATGTCTGATTAAATGCTGTAGATCGCCTATTGCTGGAAGATAAGCCGGAAAAATACGATTTCCTGAATAAGACCAGACTGCAGATTGACGGGGTCGATGATCTTTCGGAATGGCGTCTATTAAAGGTTAGTGCGGTGTCCTTCTCCAGGAACGAAAGCTCATTATTGTCTAGGACGCCCTTAAAGTCATGGGATTCAACGACACTGAGCAGTTCGAACTGTTCCGCATCCCGGccgtcatcctccatatcggcaacctcctcctcaccgGATCCTCCTCTGACCAAGCCTTCCTTCCACCCAACATGCAGCCCGTCGCAGATCGCATTTGTCACCTCCTTGGTATTTCTGTGAAAGAATTTACTAAATCTGTGTTACAACCACGAGTTCGAGCGGGGCGGGAGTGGGTCACCAACgcgaggacgaagaagcaagCTGAGGATGAATTGGGAGCACTGTGCAAATTTATGTATGAGAAGACGTTTGGGAAGATGGTTGAGAGGATCAACCAGGCTTTAGACAGGCCAAGTGAAAAGGCGTTGAGTATCGGTGTCCTGGATATCGCAGGTTTTGAAATCTTCGTGGAGAACAGTTATGAGCAGTTGCTTATCAACTTCACCAATGAAAAACTCCAACAAGTAAGTCCTTCAATCTGTGACAGTGACTGACAAGTGTAGTTTTTCAATTTCCACATGTTCACATTAGAACAGGAAGAATATGCTCGAGAAGGAATTCAGTGGGACTATGTCAACTTTGGCCTTGACCTTCAGCCTACTATCGAGCTTATCGAGACTACCCAGCCCGTCGGcattctctcccttctcgaCGAAGAGTGTATCATGCCCAAAGCCACCGATTTGACGTTCACCGAAAAAGTACAGAACTTGTGGGAGGTTCCCAAGGGAGCTAGCACTGCCAACCGTCATCCTGGCTCAACCAAATTCAAGGCCACAAGATTCGGCGCCGGCTTCGTGATCAAGCATTACGCAGGTGACGTTGAGTACCGTACTCAAGGATGGTTagagaagaacaaggacCCGATCAACGATGCAGTTGCCCGTTTACTCGCCACTTCTGAGATTCCATCTATTGCAGGTTTGTTCGCAGAATACTCTGAAAACACATCAGCATCTGTCGGTGTTGTCAAAAAAGTTAAACGCGGTGCCTTCCGTACTGTGGGACAGAGGCACAAAGAACAGCTTGGTCAACTCATGCAGCAACTCAACAGCACCCAACCTCATTTCGTGAGGTGTATCGTGCCAAACCCAGAGAAGCAACCGGGGAAGTTTGACGTCAACCTCGTGCTTGACCAGTTACGGTGTAACGGTGTGCTGGAAGGTATTAGGATTGCCAGATTGGGTTATCCGAATCGACATTCATTTGCCGAGTTCAGGCAACGATATGAGGTGCTCACGCCTGGCGTTATACCAGCTGGGTACATGGATGGTCGCAAAGCTGCAGAACGCATTGCTGAAGCTCTCGAGCTCGACAAGGAATTTTACAAGATTGGTGCTACCAAGATTTTCTTCAAAGCTGGTATCCTTGCCGAATTAGAAGAGAGGCGGGATAATCTCTTACATGACATCTTCCAGCGCCTTCAGTCCGCAGCAAGGATGTACGTTgctcgaagaagaatacTCAAGTTAATCAATCGCGCTCAAGCCGTTCGCACCATTCAGCGAAATACAAGGGCGTACCTTGAACTGAGAGACTGGCCTTGGTGGTCCCTCTACGTCAAAGTTAGGCCTTTGTTAGCGGCTACAAAGGTGGATGACGAACTTGTCAAGAAGAGAGCAGAGTTGGCAATGGCCAAAGAACGAGCGGAAAGGGACGAGGCCGAACGTATACGTCTGGAAGAGCTGCGCGCCGGGCTAAttggagaaaaagagaagatggagagagatCTCGAAGCCGAGAGAGACCTGGGCAGAGAGAAGGATTCGATGCTTGAACGCTCCAAAGCCAGAGAAGCTGACTTGCTTGAAAAAATCGAGGAACTTGAAAAAGACATCGAATTACTGGACAAGGAGCGCGAGCAAGCTGTTATGACTGCCGACAAAATCAAGGAAAAACTCGCACAAGTCCAAGGCAACTTTGAAGCTGTGGTAGAGCAAGCATCGATGCTTGAGAAGCAAGGATCAGACTGGCAAAAACGTGAGGCAGAGCTCTTAAAGGATTGCAAAGAACGGTCGAGTACGTATGCGAAGATCGAGcgggaaaagaaggatttgGAAGGAAAAGCGGAGGAGCTGAAGAGGGAAGTAAGctcgaaagaagaggcgatGAAACGgttgaaggaaaggttAGAAGCTAgtgggatggagatggagaagcgCCTggccttggagaagagcaaagCGTGAGTATACTATTCCTGCTATGTCATTACGAATGGGAGCGGTGCTAATTGAGGAGATACAGGCAATCTGGTAATGAGCAGGTGACAGCATTGACAGACGATCTTAGAAAAGCAAAGAGTCAGCTTGAAGAACTCCGACAGGCCATCAAACATCACGAAaacaccatctcctcaaaaaCACGCGAGATTGCGACCCTTGAATCTCACAAAGCCGCTAGCACCAAGGCTCTAGAAGCCGCTGATCAGATCAAAGCCGAACTCAATGTCAAGATTGAAGGTCTCAAGTTGGAAGTCGCTGCTCGtgacaaggaaaagcagGCTGAAATTGGCGCAAGGCAAAAATTAGAGAAGGAGCTCGATGATTTGAGAAAGGTCATGGCTGCCAAAACATCTGAAGACGAACAGCGTCGAGAAGCAGATCGATCAAGAGAACAAGAGATGGGCCGTTTGCGTGAACAGGTTGCTCGACTTCAGAAGTCTCTTGACGAGCAACGAGAAA from Cryptococcus neoformans var. neoformans JEC21 chromosome 3 sequence includes the following:
- a CDS encoding RNA helicase, putative, translating into MASSSTLLNDDWKQGLAAPPKDLRPQTEDVTATQGSRFEDFGLRRELLMGIYTAGFERPSPIQEQAIPMALTGRDILARAKNGTGKTASFIIPTLNRINTSLSHIQALILVPTRELALQTSQVCKTLGAHIPNLQVMITTGGTTLRDDILRLQQPVHILVGTPGRILDLGSKGIASLNKCGVFVMDEADKLLSEDFMPVIEQTLALCPQERQVMLFSATFPWTVKEFKDQHMVQPYEINLMDELTLKGVTQYYAYVEESQKVHCLNTLFSKLQINQSIIFCNSTNRVELLAKKVTELGYSCFYSHAKMQQAHRNRVFHDFRNGMTRNLVCSDLLTRGIDIQAVNVVINFDFPRTAESYLHRIGRSGRFGHLGLAISLLTLEDRHNLYRIESELGTEIAPIPAVIDPVLYVAPAMVEEERESPPPKPAAIAAPPAQQQPQQRQRQHPPVPSHQAAQQSPAAAPVQQQQQQQQQQQQQQQQQQPQYQQAYGQGPPQPQALFQQQPNSSPAPAPLPSYSQQAPTQAQGPAPVQSPPPAPSTQPQAPAQTPIQGQIPPTQPRAQQQGQQQPGQPGQAQGQSQPNRRPNTGGFRGNGRGQGHRGRGRGRGGQPGQPGAGAGAGQSQQAQA
- a CDS encoding nonmuscle myosin heavy chain b, putative encodes the protein MDPSDLLRTREKRRDGGDAMTAAQTEFSDKKRMWLPDPIEGFLPCWIRSQTGDDNNPDATSEVQISTTGEIRTVPLWTLNPMNPPQFDGIEDIADLTHLNEPSVINNLKTRYSAGGIYTYSGLFLISLNPYKPLPIYTPKIVAQYRSRRREENPPHIFAVAERAWQQIGEERESQSILITGESGAGKTENTKKVIQYLASIAASTIPSSSSSKSLSQAPSTGLPRSSSFKGKNVKDLSSPADPSLGILEQQILQANPILEAFGNAQTMRNNNSSRFGKFIRIFFSPAGAIAGANIDWYLLEKSRVTARAQGERNFHVFYQLLKGAKEAKLADRLLLEDKPEKYDFLNKTRLQIDGVDDLSEWRLLKDALKVMGFNDTEQFELFRIPAVILHIGNLLLTGSSSDQAFLPPNMQPVADRICHLLGISVKEFTKSVLQPRVRAGREWVTNARTKKQAEDELGALCKFMYEKTFGKMVERINQALDRPSEKALSIGVLDIAGFEIFVENSYEQLLINFTNEKLQQFFNFHMFTLEQEEYAREGIQWDYVNFGLDLQPTIELIETTQPVGILSLLDEECIMPKATDLTFTEKVQNLWEVPKGASTANRHPGSTKFKATRFGAGFVIKHYAGDVEYRTQGWLEKNKDPINDAVARLLATSEIPSIAGLFAEYSENTSASVGVVKKVKRGAFRTVGQRHKEQLGQLMQQLNSTQPHFVRCIVPNPEKQPGKFDVNLVLDQLRCNGVLEGIRIARLGYPNRHSFAEFRQRYEVLTPGVIPAGYMDGRKAAERIAEALELDKEFYKIGATKIFFKAGILAELEERRDNLLHDIFQRLQSAARMYVARRRILKLINRAQAVRTIQRNTRAYLELRDWPWWSLYVKVRPLLAATKVDDELVKKRAELAMAKERAERDEAERIRLEELRAGLIGEKEKMERDLEAERDLGREKDSMLERSKAREADLLEKIEELEKDIELLDKEREQAVMTADKIKEKLAQVQGNFEAVVEQASMLEKQGSDWQKREAELLKDCKERSSTYAKIEREKKDLEGKAEELKREVSSKEEAMKRLKERLEASGMEMEKRLALEKSKAQSGNEQVTALTDDLRKAKSQLEELRQAIKHHENTISSKTREIATLESHKAASTKALEAADQIKAELNVKIEGLKLEVAARDKEKQAEIGARQKLEKELDDLRKVMAAKTSEDEQRREADRSREQEMGRLREQVARLQKSLDEQRETSLQLANKLLVDVESLKQSHTAAQRELKARQAELMEKEREMERMRSGVTQMESERRKVESELSRLKEQYDETERKLQGTIQSRDNLENQLQNLQEDYNGLEDAVLEIEADKANWAKSLNSVTRQLQEESAKRQKFEQELYDSQVEVAEHRNVALQAERDLAKAASDIRVRDKEIEYLRSRENKTVVEHYHVMEAAKKFTDQQLAEQISENTRLNKLLKSLETHRNRLNADLEDLARQYDQLKASKTKDARSARASLGPEEKDVAMALEDERKTRRVLESRLAAMEKDVQEQRKQLSAASLSATTYSSMESKYARLENEFFNLEDQHNQVVEENEKLKSELADFQRLLLKSTPPNGDGILREDLLRGLQLRHDALGRDMSDQLKKLRDAAPLTPSKRVI